ACGGTTAGAACGAACCATATTTACTAATGCATCAGCGTTTTGTCCTAAAGTTGTACTTCCGCCGCGAAGGATTGATTCTGCTTTCATTAAAAGGATATCTGAATAACGCAAGAAAGGAACGTCGTTCTTTTGGTTACGATTTGTTGAAGTAGCATCCGGATAGAATTTAATATTTCTATATCCCATGTTCCAGGCTATTTCATCATTTCCAAGATCAAATAAAGTTACACTTTGACGAGGAATAATGTCTGGTGTTAAATTTACCTGATAGGTATATGCTGCACCTCCATCTGATCCTGTATAAAACTGATCGTATCCTTTTTTAGTTGTTGTAACTGTTACCGGAGTAACACCGTCATTCATATACTGAAGACCTGTAAGCCATTGTTTGTTACGTATATCGTTTACATCATTAAAGTATGCATAAAATTCCGGAAGGGTACTTCTAGGTGCACTTGGCGTAAAAGGCAGACCGAACTTAGTTCTTTCAGAACGAGGCACATCATAACGAGCATGGTACATTTGTCCGTTGAAACCAACTGAAACTGCTGTCGGATCGTAAGGCACTGCAAAAATGAACTCTTTCATTAGTGGTCCGTTATTAGGATAGAACATTTGAAGATAAGTTGCTCTTGGTTCAACATTATATAAACCGGAATTAATTACCTGATCGCAAGCCGCAATACAATCATTATAGCGTTGTGTTCCTGTATATACATCAGCATTCAAATACAATTTAGCAAGCATTGCATTAGCAGTCTGCTTATTTGGTCTTCCATAAGTTGCAACTCCCGATGCTGCGTTTAAATTAGGAACTGCTTTTTTTAATTCTTTCTCAATAAAATTGAAAA
This region of uncultured Flavobacterium sp. genomic DNA includes:
- a CDS encoding RagB/SusD family nutrient uptake outer membrane protein, producing the protein MKKILKYLGLPVLMAGLIWSCDDLDVPITTQLTPEVFPQNSTQFIQTTGPVYAAFRGEFSFAWWWSQSLSTDEAILPARGGNWFDNRNYIAMHFHDWNADNGIIGSLWDWSSKVIGTSNQAISILNQTMPEGSDKKTLISELKTMRAISYFMLMDSYGDVPLDTLYGDFTSHAKTPRKDVFNFIEKELKKAVPNLNAASGVATYGRPNKQTANAMLAKLYLNADVYTGTQRYNDCIAACDQVINSGLYNVEPRATYLQMFYPNNGPLMKEFIFAVPYDPTAVSVGFNGQMYHARYDVPRSERTKFGLPFTPSAPRSTLPEFYAYFNDVNDIRNKQWLTGLQYMNDGVTPVTVTTTKKGYDQFYTGSDGGAAYTYQVNLTPDIIPRQSVTLFDLGNDEIAWNMGYRNIKFYPDATSTNRNQKNDVPFLRYSDILLMKAESILRGGSTTLGQNADALVNMVRSNRTTSAALSGVTLEDLYKERSREFSWEAWHRNDMIRFGKYEGQWGYKTDTDVHHRVFPIPTNAMVLNPALTQNDGY